In Deltaproteobacteria bacterium, one genomic interval encodes:
- a CDS encoding DUF2274 domain-containing protein translates to MKLQRRRPDEPPIEIRVTVPAETVSQLKAYCRYYEVTYGEPIDVSAVTIAILQHFLEVDRDFRSWRRQQPPPDARGK, encoded by the coding sequence ATGAAGCTGCAGCGCCGGCGGCCCGACGAGCCGCCCATCGAGATCCGCGTCACCGTGCCGGCAGAGACCGTCTCGCAGCTCAAGGCCTACTGCCGCTACTACGAGGTGACCTATGGCGAGCCCATCGACGTGTCCGCGGTCACCATCGCCATCCTCCAGCACTTCCTCGAGGTCGATCGCGACTTCCGTAGCTGGCGCCGCCAGCAGCCGCCGCCTGACGCTCGTGGCAAGTGA
- the trbG gene encoding P-type conjugative transfer protein TrbG — MDRSHWTQLVIAGGMAVAAGCATTPELGPEDFAEANRVTEEIAVPEPGALPADKTALLGEDDAELAEAVRQFQQTGKAPIVRKPGFVVFPYGERQPILYCKPLRVCDIQLEAGEGVLNIALGDSERWIASKMESGPEDARQAHVVVKPTEFELSTNLVITTDRRVYHLGLISSQEETGGYFRSVRFYYPQDTVQRWTDAAAAAREGARKEREREVARLPLVSPEGLNFGYRIAGDRVPWRPIQAFDDGTRVFIQMPGAMSATEAPALFVQAGGGKDRALVNYRLRGRYFVVDKLFSEAVLVLGVGGKQQRVTVSRLSRQSRK; from the coding sequence ATGGACCGCTCGCATTGGACGCAGCTCGTGATCGCCGGTGGGATGGCGGTGGCGGCCGGGTGCGCAACGACTCCGGAGCTCGGGCCCGAGGACTTCGCCGAGGCCAACCGAGTGACGGAAGAGATCGCGGTGCCCGAGCCCGGCGCGCTTCCGGCCGACAAGACGGCTCTGCTCGGCGAAGACGACGCGGAGCTGGCCGAGGCAGTTCGCCAGTTCCAGCAGACGGGAAAGGCCCCGATCGTGCGCAAGCCCGGCTTCGTGGTCTTCCCGTACGGCGAGCGCCAACCGATCCTCTATTGCAAACCGCTTCGCGTCTGCGACATCCAGCTCGAGGCAGGGGAGGGCGTCCTCAACATCGCGCTCGGTGACTCGGAGCGCTGGATCGCCTCCAAGATGGAGAGCGGGCCCGAGGACGCTCGGCAGGCCCACGTCGTCGTGAAGCCCACCGAGTTTGAACTCAGCACCAACCTCGTCATCACGACGGACCGCCGTGTCTACCACCTCGGGCTCATCAGCTCGCAGGAGGAGACGGGCGGCTACTTCCGGAGCGTCCGCTTCTACTACCCGCAGGACACCGTCCAGCGCTGGACCGACGCGGCTGCGGCTGCCCGCGAGGGCGCGCGCAAAGAGCGGGAGCGCGAGGTCGCGCGGCTCCCGCTCGTGAGCCCCGAGGGCCTGAACTTCGGCTACCGCATCGCGGGCGATCGCGTGCCGTGGCGCCCGATCCAGGCCTTCGACGACGGCACCCGCGTCTTCATCCAGATGCCGGGCGCCATGAGCGCGACCGAGGCACCGGCGCTCTTCGTCCAGGCCGGTGGCGGCAAGGATCGGGCCCTTGTCAACTACCGGCTGCGCGGCCGCTACTTCGTCGTCGACAAGCTCTTCTCGGAGGCCGTCCTCGTGCTCGGCGTCGGGGGAAAGCAGCAGCGCGTCACCGTGAGCCGCCTCTCCCGCCAGAGCCGCAAATGA
- the trbF gene encoding conjugal transfer protein TrbF: MKAPENPYLAARLEWNERYHGFIRAKRNWQVIALVALVVNAMLGLGILWQASQSRVTPYVIEVDELAQTLVIGPADKARSTDPRLVRYQVAEFIRKVRSIVADGAAEKQILDSAYAHAAGAAMQFLNDHFQEHNPFVRMQERTVSVDVTSVLPLPASESWQIQWTETHRGLDGAVLVRERWQALLAVEVRPSNTPEQIEQNPLGLYVTNIQWTKQL, from the coding sequence ATGAAGGCACCCGAGAATCCCTACCTGGCCGCCCGCCTCGAATGGAACGAGCGCTACCACGGCTTCATTCGCGCCAAGCGCAACTGGCAGGTCATCGCGCTCGTAGCACTGGTCGTGAACGCCATGCTCGGCCTGGGCATCCTCTGGCAGGCCTCGCAGAGCCGCGTCACGCCCTACGTCATCGAGGTGGACGAGCTCGCACAGACGCTCGTGATCGGTCCGGCCGATAAGGCCCGGAGCACCGATCCGCGCCTCGTCCGCTACCAGGTCGCCGAGTTCATCCGCAAGGTGCGCTCGATCGTCGCCGACGGCGCCGCCGAGAAGCAGATCCTCGACTCGGCCTACGCCCACGCGGCGGGCGCGGCCATGCAGTTCCTGAACGACCACTTCCAGGAACACAACCCGTTTGTTCGCATGCAGGAGCGGACGGTCAGCGTCGACGTGACGAGCGTCCTGCCGCTCCCCGCCAGCGAGTCATGGCAGATCCAGTGGACCGAGACGCACCGCGGACTCGACGGTGCCGTCCTCGTCCGCGAGCGCTGGCAAGCGCTCCTCGCCGTCGAGGTCCGGCCGAGCAACACGCCGGAGCAGATCGAGCAGAACCCCCTCGGACTCTACGTGACCAATATCCAGTGGACCAAGCAACTGTGA
- the trbL gene encoding P-type conjugative transfer protein TrbL, whose protein sequence is MTTILTDLVNAFQAATAGWFGALFPIARNLFFTLAAIEIVWAASWWVVERDDPTQILVQLLKRIIAIGFFLAVLIFADVWVPAIIDGFATAGRTAGGLPELNPSTVIDQGIAVASTLIASISVAGWFTSPGGNLVAAIASLLTFLAFVIIAGQLALSLIEMYIVIGGGVLLLGFAGSRWTMPFAERYLSYAVAIGIKLFVLYLIIGVGTALAASWAPTLANAGTSPSDLFAILGASLVYMIVSWQIPSFASSLIAGSVNLTLGSALYTGGSMAAMALGVKGIAVRAAAAGVRGSTAVLEAGRYARAARAAGSAGMIGSVAGGFTALATEAVAARARRVAGIPAARTTESLRQRRIARFGDSRRQVGGGGPPDAGVVSRAPIARARVPSRAERSRETAPMATTTTQPPSDDDRDTR, encoded by the coding sequence ATGACCACGATCCTCACCGACCTCGTCAATGCCTTCCAGGCTGCCACGGCCGGCTGGTTCGGCGCGCTCTTCCCGATCGCGCGGAACCTGTTCTTCACGTTGGCGGCGATCGAGATCGTCTGGGCGGCTTCGTGGTGGGTGGTCGAGCGCGATGATCCGACGCAGATCCTGGTCCAGCTCCTCAAGCGGATCATCGCGATCGGCTTCTTTCTCGCCGTCCTGATCTTCGCCGATGTCTGGGTGCCCGCGATCATCGACGGCTTCGCGACCGCGGGTCGCACGGCCGGCGGGCTTCCGGAGCTCAACCCGAGCACCGTGATCGACCAGGGCATCGCGGTCGCCTCGACGCTGATCGCCAGCATCAGCGTCGCCGGCTGGTTCACGTCGCCGGGTGGCAACCTCGTCGCGGCGATCGCATCGCTCCTGACGTTCCTGGCTTTCGTGATCATCGCCGGCCAGCTCGCCCTCTCCCTGATCGAGATGTACATCGTGATCGGCGGCGGCGTGCTGCTCCTGGGCTTCGCGGGCTCCCGTTGGACGATGCCATTCGCCGAGCGGTACCTCAGCTACGCCGTCGCGATCGGGATCAAGCTCTTCGTCCTCTACCTGATCATCGGGGTGGGCACCGCGCTGGCGGCCTCGTGGGCGCCGACGCTCGCCAACGCCGGCACCTCGCCCTCCGATCTCTTCGCGATCCTCGGCGCTTCGCTCGTCTACATGATCGTTTCCTGGCAGATCCCGTCCTTCGCCTCCTCGCTGATCGCTGGCTCGGTGAACCTCACCCTCGGGAGCGCCCTCTACACGGGCGGCTCCATGGCCGCGATGGCCCTCGGTGTGAAGGGCATCGCGGTGCGGGCCGCCGCGGCGGGCGTGCGCGGCTCCACGGCGGTCCTCGAGGCCGGCCGCTACGCGCGCGCTGCGCGCGCCGCCGGAAGTGCGGGGATGATCGGATCCGTCGCCGGCGGCTTCACCGCGCTCGCCACCGAAGCGGTAGCTGCTCGCGCCCGGCGCGTTGCCGGCATTCCGGCGGCGCGCACGACAGAGAGCTTGCGCCAGCGGCGGATCGCTCGCTTCGGAGATTCGCGGCGCCAGGTCGGTGGCGGCGGTCCGCCGGACGCCGGCGTGGTCTCTCGCGCGCCGATCGCGCGTGCGCGCGTCCCCTCGCGCGCCGAGCGCTCCCGCGAGACCGCTCCCATGGCAACGACGACCACGCAGCCCCCGAGCGACGACGACCGCGACACTCGATGA
- the trbJ gene encoding P-type conjugative transfer protein TrbJ gives MFDPRNMVHNIITAVQQTLSVAQEVQMVANQGTQIAQQVQQLQHELEMLQNMAVNTLAAPTVAWGETQAALDALGQAVQVGLSIPYTLSNVADVFEGRFPGYVASTDWPTAYDSWSTSALDTLRGTLASAGRNVADAPSVQAALDALRSANDSTQGRLEALQIGNQIASLQVGEMTKLRQLFAAQINAQNAYLGAQEAKAAGSAAAFDAWVGNAPQAIPVSRASEGLGTVPRP, from the coding sequence GTGTTCGACCCGCGGAACATGGTCCACAACATCATCACGGCCGTGCAGCAGACGCTGAGCGTCGCGCAGGAAGTCCAGATGGTGGCCAACCAGGGCACCCAGATCGCGCAGCAGGTCCAGCAGCTGCAGCACGAGCTCGAGATGCTCCAGAACATGGCCGTGAACACGCTGGCGGCGCCGACGGTTGCCTGGGGCGAGACGCAGGCGGCTCTCGACGCGCTCGGCCAGGCGGTGCAGGTCGGTCTCTCGATCCCGTACACGCTCTCGAACGTGGCGGACGTCTTCGAGGGCCGCTTCCCAGGCTACGTCGCTTCGACGGACTGGCCGACCGCCTACGACTCGTGGTCCACGAGCGCCCTCGACACGCTTCGCGGCACGCTCGCTTCTGCCGGTCGCAACGTGGCCGACGCCCCGAGCGTGCAGGCCGCTCTCGACGCGCTGCGAAGCGCCAACGACAGCACCCAGGGCCGGCTCGAGGCGCTCCAGATCGGCAACCAGATCGCGAGTCTCCAGGTCGGAGAGATGACCAAGCTCCGCCAGCTCTTCGCCGCGCAGATCAATGCTCAGAACGCGTACCTCGGAGCCCAGGAGGCGAAGGCCGCGGGTTCCGCTGCAGCGTTCGACGCGTGGGTCGGGAATGCGCCGCAGGCGATCCCCGTGTCGCGAGCGAGCGAGGGCCTCGGCACGGTCCCGCGGCCGTAG